A region of the Leeuwenhoekiella sp. MAR_2009_132 genome:
CCGTCTACGGTAGCCATCATTAATTTAACCTTAGAACCTTCGGGAACATCTCCCGCTAGAATCATCGTATTCTCGGCTTCATCAATTGTTAAAATGGTACGCACTAATGGTCTTTCTTTTAATTGAGATTGCACACTTAGAGGATAGAATAAAGAAGATGTGGGCAACTCTGCGGCTTTATCACCCAGATAGGATTTGTAAAGATCTAATGCCGGTTTATGATCTAATTCATAAAGAACATTGCCTTTAGACTTAGTTATAATACGTTCTGGACCAAAAGGAAACCAACCCCCATAATTGGCGAAGCTTATTTCTAAACTTTGACCGTAAAGCGCAATACCTATAATTTCTCCTTCAGCCGCCGGCTTATTGTATCCTGCAAGTGTTCTGTTAAATCGTGCATCATCACCACAAAGTCCGCCCGTTATAGCGACCTCATCTGGTAAAACACTTTCTATACCTTTAATTAGCTCACTACCGTTTACAAAGCTTCCCTCAGAAATTACAAAAATATGCTTGAGACCCTCTTTATTTACTTTGAGACCTAAAGCCTTACCGGCTGCAACCGCATCTTTACTATGATTGAGTATGTTTTCTGAAAGTATATTGAATGACGACTTCTCAAATTCAATAGCTGTGTATGCAAGTCCGCCATCGTTTACTTGAGAACCTAATATTTCTCCAGCTGTAGATCCAAAAATTAAATGCCCGTCGGGAAATAGATCGCGCATTATATTAAATATTGCTTCGTCTTCGAGAACGTATCTGTTAGCAAAAATAAGAACCAGCGGATTTTTTAATAAAACATCGCTGTTTAAATGACTCCAATTCCCCTCGCTGTCTAAACTTCCCTGTTGAATATGCATCGCTAACTTTTTTTAAGGCTGAAGTAAAAAGTACTACCTACAGTAGGTGTGCTTTCAACCCATATTCTACCTTGATATAGATTGACAATTTTTTTAACAATAGATAGACCAATTCCTGTTGATTCTTTGTGATCTGTAAGTGATTGAAAAATATTAAATATTTTTTCGTGATACTTCTCTTCAATACCAATACCGTTATCCTTAACAGAAAATATATAATATTCTGCATCTTCCTGATAACCTATTTCAATAATACCTTCTTCTTTATCACTATATCTAATGGCATTGCCTATTAAATTTTGAAAAACCTGCTGAAGCCTTGTTCTATCAACATTTATAGTAGGTAAATTTGTAGCTGTAATAATGTTAATGTGATCTGGTACAAAAATTAATTCTTGAATATCCTTAATAATTACATTTACATCTGTATCCTCATCTTTTATATTCTCAATTTGAATACTGCTATAATTTAAAATTCCTGAAATTAGATTTTCCATCTTTTCCAGTGTGCTTTCCAGAATATCAAAATTCTCTAAACTTTGAGCATCAAGAATAGCTGCATTGTCTTCTTTTATCCAACTTGCTAATGCATTGATACTGCGCAACGGACTTTTTAAATCGTGCGAGACCACGTGTGCGTATTCTTCTAATTCCTGATTGCTTTTTTCAAGTGTTTTTAGAAGGGACTCTTTCTGTTGCTCGAGGTTTTTTAAATCTGTAATATCAAGATGTATACCTATACTTCCTATAAGTTTACCATTAATATCAAAATTAGGAGCGCCACTAATTAACCAGTTTCGACGTTCTCCGTTTTTAATGATCGCTTCTACCTCATACGAGTCAGATACACCATTAGAACGCACAGCATGTTTTTCTTTAATTACAGTGGCACTATCTTCATTGAGAAATATTTGAGCTGCTTGTTTTCCTAAAAGTTCTTCTTCACTATAGCCGCTAAGTTCACAAAAACTTTGGTTTGCCATTAAAATTCGATCTTCAATATCAACTTCAAGAAGCCCCAGGTTCATATTTGCAATAATACTACTGTACTTTTCTTTTTGTTTTTGAAGATTATCTTTATAGCGTCTGTTAAGTGTAACA
Encoded here:
- a CDS encoding FIST signal transduction protein translates to MHIQQGSLDSEGNWSHLNSDVLLKNPLVLIFANRYVLEDEAIFNIMRDLFPDGHLIFGSTAGEILGSQVNDGGLAYTAIEFEKSSFNILSENILNHSKDAVAAGKALGLKVNKEGLKHIFVISEGSFVNGSELIKGIESVLPDEVAITGGLCGDDARFNRTLAGYNKPAAEGEIIGIALYGQSLEISFANYGGWFPFGPERIITKSKGNVLYELDHKPALDLYKSYLGDKAAELPTSSLFYPLSVQSQLKERPLVRTILTIDEAENTMILAGDVPEGSKVKLMMATVDGIIDGACEAAKEATKNRKTDAQLAILVSCVGRKLVMHQRVEEEVEEVIEVIGKQAVVSGFYSYGEMAPFSDNNQCELHNQTMTLTLISE